In the genome of Monodelphis domestica isolate mMonDom1 chromosome 2, mMonDom1.pri, whole genome shotgun sequence, one region contains:
- the ACTL6B gene encoding actin-like protein 6B — translation MSGGVYGGDEVGALVFDIGSFSVRAGYAGEDCPKADFPTTVGLLTLEEGGGLELDGEKEKKGKTFHIDTNALHVPRDGAEVMSPLKNGMIEDWECFRAILDHTYSKHVKSEPNLHPVLMSEAPWNTRAKREKLTELMFEQYNIPAFFLCKTAVLTAFANGRSTGLVLDSGATHTTAIPVHDGYVLQQGIVKSPLAGDFISMQCRELFQEMAIDIIPPYMIAAKEPVREGAPPNWKKKEKLPQVSKSWHNYMCNEVIQDFQASVLQVSDSPYDEQVAAQMPTVHYEMPNGYNTDYGAERLRIPEGLFDPSNVKGLSGNTMLGVGHVVTTSIGMCDIDIRPGLYGSVIVTGGNTLLQGFTDRLNRELSQKTPPSMRLKLIASNSTMERKFSPWIGGSILASLGTFQQMWISKQEYEEGGKQCVERKCP, via the exons ATGAGCGGAGGTGTCTACGGGGGAG ATGAAGTTGGAGCGCTCGTTTTTGACATAGGTTCCTTCTCAGTCCGAGCAGGGTATGCTGGGGAGGACTGCCCCAAG gCTGATTTCCCCACTACAGTAGGGTTGCTGACCTTGGAGGAGGGGGGTGGGCTAGAGCTggatggagagaaggagaagaaggggaaaacaTTCCACATCGACACCAATGCCCTGCATGTGCCACGGGATGGGGCTGAGGTCATGTCACCCCTCAAGAATGGCATGA TTGAGGACTGGGAGTGTTTCCGGGCCATTCTGGATCACACTTACAGCAAACATGTCAAATCGGAGCCAAATCTGCACCCTGTGCTCATGTCTGAGGCCCCG TGGAACACTCGAGCCAAAAGGGAAAAACTCACAGAGCTAATGTTCGAACAGTACAACATTCCTGCCTTCTTCCTGTGCAAGACAGCAGTGCTCACCGC CTTTGCAAATGGGCGCTCAACTGGCCTGGTGCTGGACAGTGGGGCCACCCACACCACAGCCATCCCTGTGCATGATGGCTATGTCCTGCAGCAAG GCATCGTGAAGTCACCCCTGGCAGGGGACTTCATCTCTATGCAGTGCCGAGAGCTGTTTCAGGAAATGGCCATCGACATCATTCCACCTTACATGATTGCAGCAAAG GAGCCGGTCCGGGAAGGAGCTCCTCCAAACTGGAAAAAGAAGGAGAAGCTACCCCAGGTGTCCAAGTCTTGGCACAATTACATGTGCAAT GAGGTGATCCAGGATTTCCAAGCTTCTGTGCTGCAGGTCTCTGACTCTCCCTATGATGAGCA GGTGGCTGCACAGATGCCCACGGTGCACTATGAGATGCCTAATGGGTACAACACAGATTATGGGGCTGAGAGGCTCCGCATCCCTGAGGGGCTGTTTGATCCCTCCAATGTCAAG GGTCTGTCAGGTAATACCATGCTGGGAGTTGGCCATGTAGTGACTACCAGCATTGGGATGTGTGACATAGACATTCGACCA GGTCTCTACGGCAGTGTCATTGTCACTGGAGGGAACACACTCTTGCAAGGCTTTACTGACCGACTCAACAGAGAACTCTCCCAGAAAACACCCCCG AGCATGCGACTGAAACTCATTGCCAGCAACAGCACCATGGAGCGGAAGTTTAGCCCCTGGATTGGGGGCTCCATCTTGGCCTCCCTG GGCACCTTCCAGCAGATGTGGATCTCCAAACAGGAgtatgaggagggagggaagcagtgtGTGGAACGCAAGTGCCCCTGA